The following coding sequences are from one Salvia hispanica cultivar TCC Black 2014 chromosome 3, UniMelb_Shisp_WGS_1.0, whole genome shotgun sequence window:
- the LOC125208914 gene encoding germin-like protein subfamily 1 member 11: MNTSGVQILLFFAFLTIASLCVEAYDPAPLQDFCIAVDDTEAAVFVNGKICKDPKSVTADDFYYAGGLNESRQVTNPLGSKITLVYDEILSGLNTQGVAIARLDFDLEGLNPPHLHPRGAEIFLVLEGTLYAGLINSNPVDPNGKNPFFAKILNAGDIFVFPRGMIHFQYNIGKTKAVAIAAFNSQNPGVMTIAKSIFGSEPSVPPHILAKAFQLGDDDDKLVEHLQSLTWTGNVN; encoded by the exons ATGAATACATCGGGAGttcagattttattatttttcgcCTTTCTTACTATTGCTTCATTGTGTGTGGAAGCATACGACCCTGCCCCATTGCAAGATTTCTGCATTGCAGTCGATGACACTGAAGCGGCAG TATTTGTGAATGGAAAGATATGCAAGGACCCGAAAAGCGTGACAGCAGACGACTTCTACTATGCGGGAGGGCTGAACGAGTCGAGACAAGTGACAAATCCACTGGGGTCGAAAATAACATTAGTTTACGATGAGATTCTATCAGGTCTCAACACACAGGGAGTCGCAATTGCCCGTCTTGACTTTGATCTCGAAGGCCTCAATCCGCCCCACCTACATCCACGTGGAGCTGAAATATTCCTTGTGTTGGAAGGCACTCTTTACGCGGGTCTCATCAACTCAAACCCGGTTGATCCCAACGGAAAGAACCCGTTCTTCGCCAAGATCTTGAATGCGGGTGACATCTTCGTGTTCCCTCGGGGTATGATTCATTTCCAGTACAACATTGGGAAAACCAAAGCAGTTGCGATTGCTGCTTTCAATAGCCAAAATCCAGGAGTCATGACTATTGCTAAATCCATCTTCGGATCTGAGCCATCCGTTCCTCCTCATATTCTTGCTAAAGCATTCCaacttggtgatgatgatgataaacTTGTTGAGCATCTACAATCACTCACCTGGACTGGAAATGTCAATTAG
- the LOC125217155 gene encoding germin-like protein subfamily 1 member 11 gives MNTSGVQILLFFAFLTIASLSVEAYDPDPLQDFCIAVNDTEAAVFVNGKICKDPKSVTADDFYYAGGLNESRQVTNPLGSKITLVYDEILSGLNTQGVAIARLDFDLEGLNPPHLHPRGAEIFLVLEGTLYAGLINSNPADPNGKNPFFAKILNAGDIFVFPRGMIHFQYNIGKTKAVAIAAFNSQNPGVMTIAKSIFGSEPSVPPHILAKAFQLGDDDEKLVEHLQSLTWTGNVN, from the exons atgAATACATCTGGAGTTcaaattttgctattttttgcatttcttACTATTGCTTCATTGTCTGTGGAAGCATACGACCCTGATCCATTGCAAGATTTCTGCATTGCAGTTAATGACACTGAAGCCGCAG TATTTGTGAATGGAAAGATATGCAAGGACCCGAAAAGCGTGACAGCAGACGACTTCTACTACGCGGGAGGGTTGAACGAGTCGAGACAAGTGACAAATCCACTCGGGTCAAAAATAACGTTGGTTTACGATGAGATTCTATCAGGTCTCAACACACAGGGAGTTGCCATTGCTCGTCTTGACTTTGATCTCGAAGGCCTCAATCCGCCCCACCTACATCCACGTGGAGCTGAAATATTCCTTGTGTTGGAAGGCACTCTTTACGCGGGTCTCATCAATTCAAACCCGGCTGATCCCAACGGAAAGAATCCGTTCTTCGCCAAGATCTTGAATGCGGGAGACATCTTCGTGTTCCCTCGGGGTATGATTCATTTCCAGTACAACATTGGGAAAACCAAAGCAGTTGCGATTGCTGCTTTCAATAGCCAAAATCCAGGAGTCATGACTATTGCTAAATCCATCTTCGGATCTGAGCCATCCGTTCCTCCTCATATTCTTGCTAAAGCATTCCaacttggtgatgatgatgaaaaaCTTGTTGAGCATCTACAATCACTCACCTGGACTGGAAACGTCAATTAG